A portion of the Pseudomonas sp. GR 6-02 genome contains these proteins:
- a CDS encoding cytochrome C oxidase subunit IV family protein: MSASRLLLVCWAALATLSVCTVVLSQVGATWLLSIAILLVAVGKAWLITDGFMEMRHAPRLWRRLMVSWALVLAAVVGLTLASFR; the protein is encoded by the coding sequence ATGTCGGCTTCCAGGTTGTTGCTCGTCTGCTGGGCAGCGTTGGCCACATTAAGCGTGTGCACCGTTGTGTTGTCACAAGTCGGCGCGACGTGGCTGTTGTCCATTGCCATTTTGCTGGTGGCGGTTGGCAAGGCCTGGCTGATCACCGATGGCTTCATGGAGATGCGCCATGCGCCGCGATTGTGGCGCCGGTTGATGGTGAGCTGGGCGCTGGTGTTGGCGGCAGTAGTGGGGCTGACGCTGGCGTCGTTCCGCTAA
- a CDS encoding cytochrome c oxidase subunit 3, translated as MSTSAESRGVARGHLPGDLAMWFFILAELSVFAILILAFAVTQALKPQLFGESRQLLNTSTGLAMTLSLLTAGLFAALAQEQVRRSRSRHGAVLLLAALLAGSVYVVLKLTEYRHLLASGLGMEHNTFFTLYWILTGFHFLHVLLGMVILGWLAERCRRGLYNAANRSGFESGVLYWHMVDLIWVVLFPLVYVLN; from the coding sequence ATGTCCACTTCGGCTGAGTCCAGGGGCGTTGCGCGTGGCCACCTGCCGGGCGATCTGGCGATGTGGTTTTTCATTTTGGCCGAGTTGTCGGTGTTCGCCATCCTGATTCTGGCGTTCGCCGTGACCCAGGCACTCAAGCCGCAGTTGTTCGGTGAAAGCCGTCAATTGCTCAACACCTCTACCGGCCTGGCGATGACCCTGAGCCTGCTCACCGCCGGGCTGTTCGCCGCGCTGGCTCAGGAGCAGGTCAGGCGTTCCCGGTCCCGCCACGGCGCCGTACTTCTGCTGGCCGCGTTGCTTGCCGGCAGCGTCTACGTGGTGTTGAAACTTACCGAATACCGGCACTTGCTGGCCTCGGGGCTGGGCATGGAGCACAACACGTTTTTCACCCTCTATTGGATCCTCACCGGTTTTCATTTTCTCCATGTATTGCTCGGCATGGTCATTCTCGGATGGCTGGCCGAGCGCTGCCGTCGAGGCCTGTACAACGCCGCCAACCGCAGCGGGTTTGAATCGGGCGTGCTGTATTGGCACATGGTCGATCTGATCTGGGTCGTGCTGTTTCCGCTGGTGTACGTGCTGAATTGA
- a CDS encoding CbbQ/NirQ/NorQ/GpvN family protein — MQSCEPFYQPLNNEEALFEQAWRHGMPVLIKGPTGCGKTRFVQHMAHRLKLPLYTVACHDDLSAADLIGRHLIGAQGTWWQDGPLTRAVREGGICYLDEVVEARQDTVVVLHPLADDRRELFLERTGEVLQAPSSFMLVVSYNPGYQNLLKGMKPSTRQRFVAMRFGYPPVADEERIVSREAQVDSALAAQVVRLGQALRRLDQHDLEEVASTRLLIFTARMIRSGMSPREACMACLAEPLSDDPLTVAALMGVVDVHFG; from the coding sequence ATCCAGTCTTGCGAACCCTTCTATCAACCGCTCAATAATGAGGAGGCGCTGTTCGAGCAAGCCTGGCGACACGGCATGCCGGTGCTGATCAAAGGCCCGACGGGGTGCGGCAAGACCCGTTTCGTCCAGCACATGGCCCATCGGCTGAAGCTGCCGCTGTACACCGTGGCGTGCCATGACGACCTGAGTGCCGCCGACCTGATTGGCCGTCATCTGATTGGCGCCCAAGGCACTTGGTGGCAGGACGGGCCGCTGACCCGCGCGGTGCGTGAAGGCGGCATTTGTTATCTGGACGAAGTGGTCGAGGCGCGGCAGGACACGGTGGTCGTACTGCACCCACTGGCCGATGATCGTCGCGAGTTGTTCCTGGAGCGCACCGGCGAAGTGTTGCAGGCGCCGTCCTCATTCATGCTGGTCGTGTCGTACAACCCCGGCTACCAGAACCTGCTCAAAGGCATGAAACCCAGCACCCGACAACGTTTCGTGGCGATGCGTTTCGGCTATCCGCCGGTGGCCGACGAAGAGCGTATTGTCAGCCGGGAAGCGCAGGTGGACAGCGCGCTGGCGGCGCAAGTGGTCAGGCTGGGGCAGGCCCTGCGAAGGCTGGATCAACATGATCTTGAGGAAGTCGCCTCGACACGGCTGCTGATTTTTACTGCGCGAATGATCCGCTCCGGCATGAGCCCGCGTGAAGCGTGCATGGCTTGCCTGGCCGAGCCGCTGAGCGATGATCCGCTGACGGTTGCGGCGCTGATGGGCGTGGTTGATGTCCACTTCGGCTGA
- a CDS encoding cbb3-type cytochrome c oxidase subunit I produces the protein MSIANPHLKFASQAVAKPYFVFALMLFLGQVLFGLIMGVQYVIGDFLFPIIPFNVARMVHTNLLIVWLLFGFMGAAYYLIPEEADRELHSPKLAIILFWVFAAAGVLTILGYLLVPYAGLAKLTHNELLPTMGREFLEQPTITKMGIVVVCLGFLYNIGMTLLKGRKTTVSMVMMTGLIGLAVFFLFSFYNPGNLARDKFYWWWVVHLWVEGVWELIMGSMLAFVLIKITGVDREVVEKWLYVIIAMALITGIIGTGHHFFWIGAPEVWLWVGSIFSAFEPLPFLAMVIFAFSMVKNRRRQHPNRAATLWAKGTTVTAFFGAGVWGFLHTLAPVNFYTHGSQLTAAHGHLAFYGAYAMIVMTLISYAMPRLRGLGEAGDERSQTLEVWGFWLMTLSMVMITLFLTAAGVVQVYLQRWQADGIALPFMATVEHLQVLFWARLGAGIGFFAGLLCYLFSFKQRGRAALRAPAAVVPS, from the coding sequence ATGAGCATCGCTAATCCGCATCTGAAATTCGCCTCGCAAGCCGTGGCCAAACCGTACTTCGTGTTTGCCCTGATGCTGTTTCTCGGTCAGGTGCTGTTCGGTTTGATCATGGGGGTGCAATACGTGATCGGAGACTTTCTGTTCCCGATCATTCCCTTCAACGTGGCGCGGATGGTGCACACCAATCTGCTGATCGTCTGGTTGCTGTTCGGCTTCATGGGCGCCGCCTATTACCTGATTCCGGAAGAGGCCGACCGCGAACTGCACAGCCCGAAGCTGGCGATCATTCTGTTCTGGGTATTCGCCGCTGCTGGTGTGTTGACGATTCTCGGCTATCTGCTGGTGCCTTATGCGGGCCTGGCCAAACTGACGCATAACGAGCTGCTGCCGACCATGGGCCGGGAGTTCCTGGAGCAGCCGACCATCACCAAGATGGGCATTGTGGTGGTGTGCCTGGGCTTTCTCTACAACATCGGCATGACCTTGCTCAAAGGTCGCAAGACCACCGTCAGCATGGTGATGATGACCGGGTTGATTGGCCTTGCGGTGTTCTTCCTGTTCTCCTTCTACAACCCCGGTAATCTGGCCCGCGACAAGTTCTACTGGTGGTGGGTGGTGCATCTTTGGGTGGAAGGCGTGTGGGAACTGATCATGGGCTCGATGCTCGCCTTCGTGCTGATCAAGATCACCGGTGTCGACCGGGAAGTCGTGGAGAAATGGCTCTACGTGATCATCGCCATGGCGCTGATTACCGGGATCATCGGCACCGGTCACCACTTCTTCTGGATCGGTGCGCCCGAGGTCTGGCTGTGGGTCGGCTCGATCTTCTCCGCATTCGAACCGCTGCCGTTCCTGGCCATGGTGATCTTTGCCTTCAGCATGGTGAAGAACCGTCGGCGGCAACACCCGAACCGTGCCGCCACGCTGTGGGCCAAGGGCACCACGGTCACGGCGTTCTTCGGTGCGGGTGTCTGGGGCTTTCTGCATACCCTGGCGCCGGTCAACTTCTACACCCACGGTTCGCAATTGACGGCAGCGCACGGTCACCTGGCTTTCTACGGTGCTTACGCGATGATCGTGATGACCTTGATCAGCTACGCCATGCCACGCCTGCGCGGGCTGGGTGAAGCGGGTGACGAGCGTTCACAGACCCTCGAAGTCTGGGGCTTCTGGTTAATGACCCTGTCGATGGTGATGATCACGCTGTTCCTCACCGCGGCCGGTGTCGTACAGGTTTACCTGCAACGCTGGCAGGCCGATGGGATCGCGTTGCCATTCATGGCCACGGTCGAACATCTGCAAGTGCTGTTCTGGGCGCGTCTGGGTGCTGGTATCGGCTTCTTCGCCGGGCTGCTCTGTTACCTGTTCAGCTTCAAGCAACGTGGCCGCGCAGCCTTGCGCGCTCCGGCGGCGGTTGTACCTTCATGA
- a CDS encoding nitric oxide reductase activation protein NorD has product MAFTVELEEWVGSVWHRFITRRASPDFPEARVELAGQQRPLALLFRAMGGANGVGVEAASDRDLLLRRNVLQQIAGTCKQVPLAWCDERNLRLPSSLAVFPEVALNEELYRWLALLAAQAGQMRHWGRDNQRWTQQLLRRYPALRVRYQRLVDAHLQLRPDPASLNGSEAALERALCQALREPGSVEHFPRSERAAWPLPLWLYPPQNLASPQAADLGDESEESLTTPPGEQKGGRKRATRIDESTREGGLLVVRLENLFSWTEHVDLDRWSDDSEDPDAARVADDLDELTLSRTRLRKGGGLKLHLDLPPADVDDIPLGEGIKLPELDYRKQRMQDSFVNLQMLVPRDCEAQPLPLRLKASAHRLRRQFEHLRNDRQWLRQQPQGSELDMQAWLDFHVDREHGQCAERGLFMEQRQTRRDLACLLLADVSMSTDAHLNDQHRVIDVIRDSLLLFGETLSVLGDDFALYGFSSLRRQQVRMQELKSFIQRYDDTTRGRIQGLKPGYYTRMGAAIRQATQLLGTSKRRSKLLLLLTDGKPNDLDLYEGRYGVEDTREAVLEARRQGLTPFCITIDREAGDYLPYMFGANGYTLIRQPEQLPLRLPQLYRQLTQL; this is encoded by the coding sequence ATGGCGTTTACCGTCGAACTGGAAGAGTGGGTAGGCAGTGTCTGGCATCGTTTCATCACCCGGCGCGCCAGCCCTGATTTCCCCGAAGCACGGGTTGAACTGGCCGGCCAGCAACGCCCGCTGGCGCTGTTGTTCCGCGCCATGGGTGGTGCCAATGGCGTCGGTGTGGAAGCGGCCAGCGACCGCGATCTGCTGCTGCGACGCAACGTGTTGCAGCAAATCGCCGGCACCTGCAAACAAGTGCCGCTGGCGTGGTGTGACGAGCGTAATTTACGGCTGCCATCGAGCCTGGCGGTGTTTCCCGAAGTGGCACTGAATGAGGAACTCTATCGCTGGCTCGCGTTGCTGGCGGCACAGGCCGGGCAGATGCGCCACTGGGGCCGGGACAATCAACGCTGGACGCAACAGCTGCTGCGACGCTATCCCGCGCTGCGTGTTCGTTACCAACGACTGGTCGATGCCCATCTGCAATTGCGCCCCGATCCGGCCTCGTTGAACGGCAGCGAAGCGGCACTGGAACGGGCGTTATGCCAGGCGTTGCGCGAGCCCGGCAGTGTCGAGCACTTTCCTCGCAGCGAACGGGCCGCGTGGCCGTTGCCGCTGTGGTTGTACCCGCCGCAAAATCTCGCTAGTCCCCAGGCTGCCGATCTGGGCGATGAGTCCGAAGAGTCTTTGACCACGCCACCCGGCGAGCAGAAAGGCGGGCGTAAGCGCGCGACGCGGATCGATGAAAGCACCCGTGAAGGCGGGTTGCTGGTGGTGCGTCTGGAGAACCTGTTCAGCTGGACCGAGCACGTGGACCTGGATCGCTGGTCGGATGACAGCGAAGACCCGGACGCTGCCCGAGTCGCCGACGACCTGGATGAGTTGACGCTGTCGCGCACACGCCTGCGCAAGGGTGGCGGTCTCAAGCTGCATCTGGATTTACCACCGGCCGATGTCGACGATATTCCCCTCGGCGAGGGCATCAAGTTGCCGGAGTTGGACTATCGCAAACAACGGATGCAGGACAGCTTCGTCAACCTGCAAATGCTGGTGCCCCGCGACTGTGAGGCGCAGCCGCTGCCGCTACGCCTGAAGGCCTCGGCGCACCGTTTGCGGCGTCAGTTCGAGCACCTGCGCAATGATCGTCAATGGTTACGCCAACAACCTCAGGGATCAGAGCTGGACATGCAGGCCTGGCTGGATTTTCACGTTGATCGCGAGCATGGCCAGTGCGCCGAACGCGGTTTGTTCATGGAGCAGCGGCAGACTCGCCGCGACCTGGCGTGCCTGTTGCTGGCCGACGTGTCGATGTCCACTGACGCCCACCTGAACGATCAGCATCGTGTCATCGACGTGATCCGCGACAGCCTGCTGCTGTTCGGCGAAACCTTGTCGGTGCTGGGTGATGATTTCGCCCTGTACGGGTTTTCCTCGTTGCGTCGTCAGCAAGTGCGCATGCAGGAACTCAAGTCGTTCATCCAGCGTTATGACGACACCACCCGAGGTCGTATTCAAGGTCTCAAACCGGGGTATTACACACGCATGGGGGCTGCCATTCGCCAGGCCACGCAACTATTGGGCACGAGCAAGCGGCGCAGCAAACTGTTGCTGCTGCTGACGGATGGCAAACCGAATGATCTGGATCTGTATGAAGGGCGCTACGGTGTTGAAGATACTCGCGAGGCGGTGCTGGAGGCACGGCGTCAGGGGCTGACGCCGTTCTGTATCACGATCGATCGCGAGGCCGGGGATTACCTGCCGTACATGTTCGGCGCCAATGGCTACACCTTGATCCGCCAGCCCGAACAACTCCCCCTGCGCTTACCGCAGTTGTACCGCCAGCTGACCCAACTGTGA
- a CDS encoding c-type cytochrome has product MSETFTKGMARNIYFGGSVFFFLIFLALTYHTEQTFPVRSNEAQLTESVIRGKTVWEQNNCVGCHTLLGEGAYFAPELGNVFQRRGGEEGFKPFLHAWMKMQPLGVPGRRAMPQFKLSEQEVDDIAEFLKWSSNINTNGWPPNKEG; this is encoded by the coding sequence ATGTCAGAGACCTTCACCAAAGGCATGGCCAGGAATATCTACTTCGGGGGAAGCGTCTTTTTCTTCCTGATATTCCTGGCCTTGACCTATCACACGGAACAGACCTTTCCAGTGCGCAGCAACGAAGCGCAGTTAACCGAATCAGTGATTCGCGGCAAGACGGTCTGGGAGCAAAACAACTGCGTCGGCTGCCACACGTTGCTGGGCGAGGGCGCCTACTTTGCGCCAGAGCTGGGCAACGTATTCCAGCGGCGCGGCGGGGAGGAGGGCTTTAAACCTTTTCTACATGCCTGGATGAAAATGCAGCCGCTGGGCGTACCGGGCCGACGAGCGATGCCGCAGTTCAAGTTGAGCGAGCAAGAGGTGGATGACATCGCCGAGTTCCTCAAATGGAGCTCGAACATCAACACCAATGGCTGGCCGCCAAACAAGGAGGGCTAA
- a CDS encoding cytochrome D1 domain-containing protein gives MIRSILLSAATGLLLSACAQSPLRGTGDLGVVVERTTGSVQIIESDTRTALARLEGFGDLSHASVVFSRDQRYAYVFGRDGGLSKIDLLTQRIDHRVIQGGNSIGGAISQDGKLIAVSNYVPGGVKVFDAVTLQQVADIPATPLADGSKRSRVVGLVDAPGQRFVFSLFDTGEIWTADFSQGSTPRISRFTGIGQQPYDALITPDGRYYMAGLFGEDGMAQLDLWHPERGVQRVLGDYGRGQAKLPVYKMPHLEGWAVADNQAFVPAVGRHQVLVMDSRTWQQTAAIPVAGQPVFVTSRPDGRQLWVNFAYPDNDRVQVIDTETRAVVADLRPGPAVLHMEFTARGDQLWLSLRDGDQVQVWDPYSLKQLSTLPATAPSGIFFSSRAQKMGY, from the coding sequence ATGATCCGTTCAATCCTGCTGTCAGCGGCGACCGGGCTGTTGTTGTCCGCCTGCGCTCAGTCACCCTTGCGTGGTACCGGCGATCTGGGCGTGGTGGTGGAGCGCACCACCGGCAGCGTGCAAATCATCGAAAGCGATACCCGCACGGCACTGGCCCGACTCGAAGGCTTCGGCGATCTGTCCCATGCCTCGGTGGTGTTTTCCCGCGACCAGCGTTATGCCTATGTGTTCGGCCGCGACGGCGGGTTGAGCAAAATCGACCTGCTGACCCAACGCATCGACCATCGCGTCATCCAGGGCGGCAACAGCATCGGCGGCGCCATCAGTCAGGACGGCAAGTTGATCGCAGTCTCCAACTACGTGCCCGGCGGCGTGAAGGTGTTCGATGCCGTCACTCTGCAACAGGTGGCCGATATTCCCGCGACACCGCTCGCCGATGGCAGCAAACGCTCACGGGTGGTCGGCCTGGTCGACGCGCCCGGACAGCGTTTTGTGTTCAGCCTGTTCGATACCGGCGAGATCTGGACCGCCGATTTCAGTCAGGGCAGCACGCCACGGATCAGCCGCTTCACCGGCATCGGCCAGCAACCCTACGACGCGCTGATTACCCCCGATGGTCGCTATTACATGGCTGGGCTGTTCGGCGAAGACGGCATGGCGCAACTCGACCTCTGGCACCCCGAGCGCGGGGTGCAGCGAGTGCTCGGTGATTACGGACGCGGCCAGGCGAAGTTGCCCGTCTACAAGATGCCGCATCTGGAGGGTTGGGCCGTTGCCGACAACCAGGCCTTCGTACCAGCCGTCGGCCGTCATCAGGTGCTGGTGATGGATTCCCGCACGTGGCAGCAGACCGCTGCCATCCCGGTGGCCGGTCAACCGGTGTTCGTCACGTCGCGGCCGGACGGTCGGCAACTGTGGGTCAATTTCGCCTACCCGGACAACGATCGGGTCCAGGTCATCGACACCGAAACCCGTGCCGTAGTCGCCGATCTGCGACCGGGGCCGGCGGTGCTGCACATGGAATTCACCGCGCGCGGCGACCAGTTGTGGCTGTCGTTACGCGATGGCGATCAGGTTCAGGTCTGGGATCCGTACAGCCTGAAGCAGCTGAGCACCCTTCCCGCCACCGCGCCGAGCGGCATCTTCTTCAGCAGTCGCGCGCAGAAAATGGGCTATTGA
- a CDS encoding c-type cytochrome — protein sequence MMVHRHAVVLAALLLFCATSVAAPNAKRQAQLEHLLAQDCGACHGLHMTGGLGPDLTRATLAGKSRDSLIATVTQGRPGTAMPGWAPLLSPDDIRWLVDLLLQGYPAP from the coding sequence ATGATGGTTCATCGACACGCAGTGGTTCTGGCGGCCCTCCTCCTTTTTTGCGCGACCTCGGTTGCGGCGCCGAACGCCAAGCGTCAGGCCCAACTCGAGCACCTGCTGGCCCAGGATTGCGGCGCCTGCCATGGACTGCACATGACCGGCGGGCTGGGTCCCGACCTGACGCGCGCAACGCTGGCAGGCAAGTCCCGCGACAGCCTGATTGCCACCGTCACCCAAGGTCGCCCCGGCACCGCGATGCCCGGTTGGGCCCCGTTGCTCAGCCCGGACGACATTCGTTGGCTGGTAGATCTTCTTCTCCAGGGATATCCCGCACCATGA
- a CDS encoding Crp/Fnr family transcriptional regulator, which translates to MVLHRVHHQILRSHHLFEPLNEEQLDELMSTSQLLSIDKGEPLFRQGEPADAFYFVIAGAVKIYRLTPDGQEKVFEVISERQTFAEAMMLMDTPNYVASAEAICPTQLYRLSNSTYMRLLQSNSRLTFALLGKLCVRLHQRVNEIETLSLKNATHRVVRYLLTQLVRQQTVDCQFELPMAKQLIAGHLSIQPETFSRIIRRLIDENIITQDGRQIAILDRLRLEQFE; encoded by the coding sequence ATGGTGCTTCACCGCGTCCATCACCAGATTCTGCGCAGTCATCATCTGTTCGAGCCGTTGAACGAAGAACAGCTGGACGAATTGATGAGTACCAGCCAATTGCTGAGCATCGACAAAGGCGAGCCGTTGTTCCGTCAGGGGGAGCCGGCCGATGCGTTCTACTTCGTGATTGCCGGCGCGGTAAAAATCTACCGGCTGACACCGGATGGGCAGGAGAAAGTGTTCGAGGTCATCAGCGAGCGGCAAACCTTCGCAGAGGCGATGATGCTGATGGACACCCCAAACTATGTGGCCTCGGCCGAAGCGATCTGCCCCACCCAGCTCTATCGTTTATCCAACAGCACCTACATGCGCCTGCTGCAGAGCAATAGTCGGTTGACCTTCGCACTACTGGGCAAGCTCTGCGTTCGCTTACATCAACGGGTCAACGAAATCGAAACCCTGTCGCTGAAAAACGCCACCCACCGGGTCGTGCGTTATCTGCTGACGCAACTGGTGCGCCAGCAAACCGTTGACTGCCAATTCGAACTGCCGATGGCCAAGCAACTGATTGCCGGGCATCTGTCGATCCAGCCAGAAACCTTTTCGCGAATCATCCGCCGCTTGATCGATGAAAACATCATCACTCAGGACGGCCGTCAGATCGCCATTCTTGATCGTCTGCGCCTGGAACAGTTCGAGTGA
- a CDS encoding c-type cytochrome has translation MKNTLLSLFALTAALSVQPVVAQDAQELFKSKPCAACHSIDTKLVGPALKDVAAKNAGVPEAVDTLANHIKNGTQGNWGPIPMPANPVTDDEAKTLATWVLSLK, from the coding sequence ATGAAAAATACTCTGCTTTCACTGTTCGCCCTGACCGCTGCGCTGAGCGTGCAGCCGGTTGTGGCCCAAGATGCGCAGGAACTGTTCAAGAGCAAACCCTGCGCCGCCTGCCATTCCATCGACACCAAGCTTGTCGGCCCGGCGCTCAAGGATGTCGCGGCCAAGAACGCTGGCGTACCCGAGGCCGTCGACACCCTGGCCAACCACATCAAGAACGGTACGCAAGGCAACTGGGGCCCGATACCAATGCCGGCCAACCCGGTGACGGATGACGAAGCGAAGACACTTGCAACTTGGGTCCTGAGTCTCAAATAG
- a CDS encoding nitrite reductase, translating to MLISNRKTFALTVATLWSALALAVTHAARAEEPATAAASPLMVKTAGAPDMSQAEFDASKEIYFQRCAGCHGVLRKGATGKPLTPDITQSRGQPYLEALITFGSPAGMPNWGTSNALTKDQITAMAKFIQHTPPTPPEWGMAETLKTWKVLVKPEDRPKKQLSKLNLPNLFSVTLRDDGKIALIDGDSKKIVKLIETGYAVHISRISASGRYLLVIGRDARIDMIDLWPVEPTKVAEVKVGIEARSVETSKFKGYEDKYTVAGSYWPPQFTIMDGETLEPKQIVSTRGMTVDKQEYHPEPRVAAIIASHEWPEFIVNVKETGKVMLVNYQDIKNLTITYIDAAPFLHDGGWDSTHRYFMTAANNSNKVAVIDSKDRKLAALVDVGKTPHPGRGANFDHPVYGPVWATSHLGDDGISLIGTDPAKHPQYAWKQVASLKGQGGGSLFIKTHPNSRHLYVDTTLNPDAKLSQSVAVFNLDKLDAGYTVLPIAEYAGIKQGAMRVVQPEYNKAGDEVWFSVWSGQSEESALVVIDDKTLKLKSVIKDKRLITPTGKFNVYNTQHDIY from the coding sequence ATGCTGATCAGCAATAGAAAAACGTTTGCTCTGACTGTCGCCACATTGTGGTCGGCGCTGGCCCTTGCGGTGACTCACGCAGCCAGAGCCGAGGAACCCGCCACTGCAGCGGCCAGCCCGCTGATGGTCAAAACCGCCGGAGCGCCCGACATGAGTCAGGCCGAGTTCGACGCGTCCAAGGAAATCTACTTCCAGCGCTGCGCCGGCTGCCACGGCGTGCTGCGCAAAGGCGCCACGGGTAAACCACTGACGCCGGACATCACCCAGTCTCGCGGTCAACCGTATCTGGAGGCGTTGATTACCTTCGGTTCACCAGCGGGCATGCCGAACTGGGGAACATCCAATGCGCTGACCAAGGATCAGATCACGGCCATGGCCAAGTTCATTCAGCACACACCGCCCACGCCACCGGAATGGGGCATGGCCGAGACGCTGAAAACCTGGAAAGTGCTGGTCAAGCCCGAGGATCGTCCGAAGAAGCAACTGAGCAAACTCAATCTGCCGAACCTGTTTTCGGTGACGTTACGCGATGACGGCAAGATTGCCCTGATCGACGGTGACAGCAAGAAAATCGTCAAGCTGATCGAGACCGGTTACGCGGTGCACATCTCGCGCATTTCTGCCTCCGGTCGCTACCTGCTGGTGATTGGTCGAGACGCCCGAATCGACATGATCGACCTGTGGCCGGTGGAGCCGACCAAGGTCGCCGAAGTCAAAGTGGGCATCGAGGCGCGCTCGGTGGAGACCTCCAAGTTCAAGGGTTACGAAGACAAATACACGGTCGCCGGCTCCTATTGGCCACCACAATTCACCATCATGGATGGCGAAACCCTGGAGCCCAAACAGATCGTCTCGACCCGCGGCATGACTGTCGACAAGCAGGAATATCACCCGGAACCCCGGGTCGCGGCGATCATCGCCTCCCACGAATGGCCGGAGTTCATCGTCAACGTCAAGGAAACCGGCAAGGTCATGCTGGTCAATTACCAGGACATCAAAAACCTCACCATCACCTACATCGATGCCGCCCCTTTCCTGCATGACGGCGGTTGGGACAGCACCCATCGCTACTTCATGACCGCCGCCAACAACTCCAACAAAGTCGCCGTGATCGACTCCAAGGATCGCAAGTTGGCCGCCCTGGTGGACGTCGGCAAAACCCCTCACCCGGGTCGTGGCGCCAACTTTGATCATCCTGTCTACGGGCCGGTCTGGGCCACCAGCCACCTGGGAGACGACGGTATCTCGCTGATCGGTACCGACCCGGCCAAACACCCGCAATACGCCTGGAAACAGGTCGCCTCGCTCAAGGGCCAGGGCGGCGGTTCGTTGTTCATCAAAACCCACCCCAACTCGCGCCACCTGTATGTCGACACCACCCTCAACCCGGACGCCAAGCTGAGCCAGTCGGTGGCGGTGTTCAACCTCGACAAACTCGACGCCGGCTACACCGTGCTGCCCATCGCCGAGTATGCCGGCATCAAGCAAGGCGCCATGCGGGTCGTGCAGCCGGAATACAACAAGGCCGGCGATGAGGTCTGGTTCTCCGTGTGGAGCGGTCAATCAGAGGAGTCGGCACTGGTGGTGATCGACGACAAAACGCTGAAGCTCAAATCGGTGATCAAGGACAAACGCCTGATTACCCCCACCGGGAAATTCAATGTCTACAACACCCAACACGACATTTATTGA